From a single Peromyscus maniculatus bairdii isolate BWxNUB_F1_BW_parent chromosome 4, HU_Pman_BW_mat_3.1, whole genome shotgun sequence genomic region:
- the Lamp5 gene encoding lysosome-associated membrane glycoprotein 5 yields the protein MDLRGRTLLSGDRLRILLMLFHAMAQTVAEQEVENLSGLSTNPGKDIFVVRENGTTCLMAEFAAKFIVPYDVWANNYVDLITEQAEIALTRGAEVNGRCGHNESELQVFWVDRAYTLKMLFVKESHNTSKGPEATWRLSKVQFVYDTLEKTHFKDPVSAGKHTANSHHLAALVTPAGMSYECQAQQSISLTSSDPQKTVTMILSAVHIQPFDIISDFVFSEEHKCPVDEREQLEETLPLILGLILGLVIVITLVIYHIHHKMTANQVQIPRDRSQYKHMG from the exons ATGGATCTCCGAGGAAGAACCCTTCTCAGTGGAGACAGACTTCGGATTCTCCTGATGCTCTTCC ATGCAATGGCCCAAACCGTGGCAGAACAAGAAGTGGAAAATCTTTCGGGCCTTTCCACGAACCCCGGGAAAGACATATTTGTGGTGCGGGAAAATGGGACGACGTGTCTCATGGCAGAGTTTGCAGCCAAATTTATTGTACCTTATGATGTGTGGGCCAACAATTACGTGGAT CTGATCACAGAACAGGCTGAGATCGCCTTGACCAGGGGAGCTGAGGTGAATGGCCGCTGTGGCCACAACGAGTCGGAGCTGCAGGTGTTCTGGGTAGATCGCGCCTACACACTCAAAATGCTATTTGTAAAG GAAAGTCACAAcacttccaaaggaccagaggcGACTTGGAGGCTGAGCAAGGTGCAGTTTGTCTATGATACCTTAGAGAAGACTCACTTTAAAGACCCAGTGAGTG CTGGGAAGCACACAGCCAACTCTCATCACCTCGCTGCCTTGGTAACCCCAGCTGGGATGTCCTATGAATGTCAGGCTCAACAGTccatttctctgacctccagtgaTCCTCAGAAAACTGTCACCATGATTCTGTCTGCAGTGCACATCCAACCCTTTGACATCATCTCTGATTTTGTCTTCAGTGAAG aGCATAAATGTCCAGTGGATGAGCGAGAGCAGTTGGAAGAGACCTTGCCCCTGATTCTGGGTCTCATCTTGGGCCTTGTCATTGTGATAACACTTGTGATCTACCACATCCACCATAAAATGACTGCCAACCAGGTGCAGATCCCCAGAGACCGATCCCAGTATAAGCACATGGGCTAA